The DNA segment GCCTTCTCGGCGACGACCAGGGCCTTGACGTCGGCAGCCGTGGCCGGGTAGTTGCCGCCATGGTCGGTGCCGTACTCCTCGATGGCCAGTTGGACCTTGTGAGCGTTTTGCTGGACGCGCGAGTTGGCCGCGTTGTCCTTGGCGGTCATGAACTTGGGGAACGCCACGCCAGCCAGGATGCCGATCATGGTCGAGACGACCACGAACTCCACGGCGCTGAAGCCGGACTGGGGGTTGATTCTGCTGCGCATCCTCGCACGCTCCTTGTACTGGTCTGCCCCTCCGAGGCCTCATGCCACATGCCGCGCGCCGACTTCGCCGATCTTGCGGGAATGTGACGGCGACGTTTCGGCCAGGGGCGATGCCGGAGCGAGTTCCAGC comes from the Candidatus Tanganyikabacteria bacterium genome and includes:
- a CDS encoding type II secretion system protein, which gives rise to MRSRINPQSGFSAVEFVVVSTMIGILAGVAFPKFMTAKDNAANSRVQQNAHKVQLAIEEYGTDHGGNYPATAADVKALVVAEKAYNQTQTYPPTPWDTQQTAAIEWPAALDDPRMGDVLGAGTGVAPTAHTHYGAISYLQPATGRYYLGATGKKEESAIVAVFLHN